One genomic window of Gimesia chilikensis includes the following:
- a CDS encoding HpcH/HpaI aldolase family protein produces MRISRVKQKLNQNEPVLFTQLHLLDPSVFELTSLMGFDGIWMDMEHHTYSVETANQLMRAARIGSSDILARPANGEFMRLGRMLEAGAQGIMYPRCSSAEEAAEVVKWSKFAPLGKRGFDGGNPDMPYCTMPMGEYIQQANENTFIIIQLEEQAAVDQAEAIAAVPGVDALMLGPGDFSILEGFPGQFDHPRLQAAIDAIAAAAANQGKHWGMPTFNTEHAQMLLSKGARLLFHMADIIFIKNGLELMQQQFSQIGFTFDNQLNKPATAYLEGKSDEQQASR; encoded by the coding sequence ATGCGAATCAGTCGCGTCAAACAGAAACTCAACCAGAATGAACCGGTCCTCTTTACCCAGCTGCATCTGCTAGACCCCAGCGTCTTTGAACTGACCAGCCTGATGGGCTTCGATGGCATCTGGATGGACATGGAACATCACACCTACAGTGTGGAGACCGCCAACCAGTTAATGCGGGCTGCCCGAATCGGAAGCTCTGACATTCTGGCCCGACCGGCCAACGGCGAGTTCATGCGACTGGGACGTATGCTGGAAGCGGGTGCCCAGGGCATCATGTATCCGCGCTGCAGCAGCGCAGAAGAAGCAGCGGAAGTGGTGAAATGGTCCAAGTTTGCCCCTCTGGGAAAACGGGGATTCGACGGCGGCAATCCGGACATGCCCTACTGCACGATGCCGATGGGTGAGTACATTCAGCAGGCAAACGAAAATACATTTATCATCATCCAGCTGGAAGAACAGGCAGCGGTCGACCAGGCGGAAGCCATTGCAGCGGTCCCGGGAGTTGATGCACTGATGCTGGGGCCGGGTGACTTCTCGATCCTGGAAGGCTTCCCCGGACAGTTTGATCATCCACGCCTGCAGGCTGCCATCGACGCCATTGCTGCCGCCGCCGCAAACCAGGGCAAACACTGGGGCATGCCGACCTTTAACACCGAACACGCGCAGATGCTGCTCAGCAAAGGTGCCCGGCTGTTGTTCCATATGGCGGATATTATTTTCATCAAGAATGGCCTGGAACTGATGCAGCAGCAGTTCAGCCAGATTGGGTTCACCTTCGATAATCAGCTCAACAAACCAGCCACAGCCTACCTGGAGGGCAAGAGTGATGAACAGCAAGCTTCCCGATGA
- a CDS encoding aminotransferase class III-fold pyridoxal phosphate-dependent enzyme, producing MNSKLPDDKTLFDQQLKQFMPPGSFDAHAHFYRPQDAIAGLPSSAENAQGFSGWQEYCDKQDPWMGPLRPSAGLFFAIPNPKLERDGANEYVLNEIKDQPGSRALLLVTPADDPAEVEAKIKAGPYSGFKVYHVYADRPDTLEAEPQEFIPEWVWELSEQYSLAIMLHMVRARAVADPINQSYIRNRCLQYPNAKLILAHAARGFCGNHTTEGIASLRGLDNVFFDTSAVCEAQPFEAILREFGTTRLMFGSDFSVSELTGRCVSIGDGFLWLGDQNVNWETSKFAQPARVGLESLLALKQACHTFRLNDADVERIFCTNARQMLGIQTASPQNQTQETYRRAKQLIPGGTQLLSKRPEMFAPDCWPGYYREASGCEVIDLDGKKYHDLATSGIGSCLLGYRDPDVTDAVVRRVQLGSMSSLNAPEEVELAALLTELHPWSDQARFCRTGGESMSIAVRIARASTGRDEVALCGYHGWSDWYLATNLPRKSAETGTTLDKHLLPGLEPAGVPMGLAETTHPFTYNDIDALKQIVKERGSKLAAVVMEPTRYTHPEPGFLEAVREICDECGAVLVIDEITTGWRLTLGGAHLHYGIEPDIAVFAKALGNGHPIAAIIGRRSVMDAAENSFISSTYWTEGVGPTAALATIKKMQSVDVRQHIDQIGEAFRAGWSELGARHQLPVKVFGHSVLLHHTFDHPQAAELGTLFTIRMLDHGFLTGSGFYPTLAHEQRHVDAYFQAADAVFAELKQALDQDDLTTRLSTPVRHSGFARLTPSPKS from the coding sequence ATGAACAGCAAGCTTCCCGATGACAAGACACTCTTCGACCAGCAACTGAAGCAGTTTATGCCTCCGGGCAGCTTCGATGCCCACGCTCACTTCTATCGCCCCCAGGACGCCATCGCCGGACTGCCCTCCTCTGCTGAAAATGCGCAGGGTTTCTCGGGCTGGCAGGAATACTGTGACAAGCAGGATCCCTGGATGGGCCCGCTCCGCCCCTCTGCCGGCCTGTTCTTTGCCATTCCGAATCCCAAACTGGAACGGGACGGCGCCAACGAGTATGTCCTCAATGAAATCAAAGATCAGCCCGGCTCGCGTGCCCTGCTGCTGGTCACCCCCGCAGATGATCCCGCTGAAGTGGAAGCCAAAATCAAAGCAGGCCCCTACAGCGGATTTAAAGTCTATCATGTCTACGCCGACCGCCCAGACACCCTGGAAGCGGAGCCCCAGGAATTCATTCCGGAATGGGTCTGGGAACTGTCCGAACAATATAGTCTGGCCATCATGCTGCACATGGTACGCGCCCGTGCGGTGGCAGATCCAATCAACCAGAGTTATATACGCAACCGTTGCCTGCAGTACCCCAACGCAAAACTGATCCTGGCGCATGCCGCCCGTGGCTTCTGTGGTAATCATACCACCGAAGGCATCGCCTCTCTGCGCGGTCTGGACAATGTCTTCTTCGACACCTCCGCCGTCTGTGAAGCGCAGCCTTTCGAAGCCATTCTCCGCGAGTTCGGCACTACCCGCCTGATGTTTGGAAGCGACTTCTCCGTCAGCGAACTAACGGGACGCTGCGTGAGCATTGGCGATGGTTTTCTCTGGCTGGGAGACCAGAACGTTAACTGGGAAACATCAAAGTTTGCCCAACCGGCGCGTGTGGGACTCGAATCCCTGCTGGCCCTCAAACAGGCCTGCCACACCTTTAGACTGAATGATGCCGACGTCGAACGTATTTTCTGCACCAACGCACGGCAGATGCTGGGCATCCAGACTGCCTCCCCGCAGAATCAGACCCAGGAAACCTATCGACGTGCGAAGCAGTTGATCCCCGGCGGCACACAGTTACTCAGCAAGCGTCCCGAAATGTTTGCCCCGGACTGCTGGCCCGGTTATTACCGAGAAGCCAGCGGCTGCGAAGTGATTGACCTCGACGGTAAAAAGTATCACGATCTGGCGACGTCCGGAATCGGCTCCTGCCTGCTGGGCTATCGCGACCCCGATGTGACTGACGCTGTCGTACGACGGGTGCAGCTCGGCTCCATGAGCTCGCTGAATGCTCCGGAAGAAGTCGAACTCGCTGCACTGCTGACGGAACTGCATCCCTGGTCCGACCAGGCCCGCTTCTGTCGCACCGGCGGCGAATCGATGTCGATCGCCGTTCGCATTGCCCGCGCCTCAACCGGCCGCGATGAGGTCGCTTTGTGTGGCTATCACGGCTGGAGCGACTGGTACCTGGCTACCAACCTGCCCCGCAAGTCAGCCGAAACGGGAACCACTCTCGACAAGCACCTGCTGCCCGGCCTGGAACCGGCGGGCGTTCCCATGGGACTGGCAGAGACGACACACCCTTTCACCTACAACGATATCGATGCCCTGAAACAGATCGTGAAGGAACGCGGTTCAAAACTGGCTGCTGTCGTAATGGAACCCACACGCTACACTCACCCCGAACCGGGTTTCCTGGAAGCGGTTCGCGAGATCTGTGATGAGTGCGGTGCGGTGCTGGTAATCGATGAAATCACAACCGGCTGGCGATTGACGCTGGGCGGCGCGCATCTGCATTACGGAATCGAGCCTGATATCGCCGTGTTTGCAAAAGCACTCGGCAACGGACACCCGATTGCAGCCATCATCGGCAGGCGAAGTGTCATGGATGCCGCCGAGAACTCCTTTATCTCCAGCACCTACTGGACCGAAGGCGTCGGTCCGACCGCGGCACTGGCGACCATCAAAAAAATGCAGTCTGTCGATGTCCGTCAGCACATTGACCAGATCGGGGAAGCGTTTCGAGCCGGCTGGAGCGAGTTGGGCGCACGCCATCAACTGCCCGTCAAAGTCTTCGGACACTCGGTTCTGCTGCATCATACGTTCGACCATCCGCAGGCTGCCGAACTGGGGACGCTGTTTACGATTCGCATGCTGGATCACGGTTTCCTGACCGGCAGTGGATTTTACCCGACACTCGCGCACGAGCAGCGACATGTCGATGCATACTTCCAGGCAGCAGACGCCGTGTTCGCCGAACTGAAGCAGGCACTTGACCAGGATGACTTAACAACGCGATTGAGCACTCCGGTCCGGCACTCCGGGTTTGCCCGGCTGACTCCCAGCCCGAAAAGCTGA
- the feoB gene encoding ferrous iron transport protein B — translation MINSPATSQKKMTVAIIGNPNTGKSTLFNLLSGGHAHIGNFPGVTVEKKVGHVRWEGRELDLVDLPGTYSLAPRSIDEMVAVDVLLGRQKQVDQPDAIICIADASNLERNLYLFSQIMDLTIPVILVLNMYDLARSRGIEIDAAGLSQKLNVPVVCTEAHHGVGIADVKQAILQIEPGRRHTAQQLFPENFYAERKLLQEKLKNEENQTPPDFLIDRLLLDVGGYVEAYFEDHTQNGLIDQLHESRTRLKESGCVVPAMEARVRYAWAREQLNGVLTHPQDHQETASDKIDRWLTHPVLGFMFFFVLMFFVFQSVFTWAGPAMDYIESGQGIVEETAQALVGPGPLRSLLVDGVIAGVGGVLIFLPQIVILYFFIAVLEDSGYMARAAYIMDRLMRSLGLSGKSFIPLMSSFACAVPGIMATRVIENRHERLTTILVAPLMSCSARWPVYTLFIAAFIPNIVYFSIAGSPLVSLQGIVLFAMSSIGALIAIPVAWFLKRICFKGEVAPFVMELPGYKWPSPRHVFYRVYNRAKSFVVKAGTLIFATSILIWAAGYFPGDHTEQFKVETRLETIDASLAELETQIADAEDLEPAAVKGLQAQQAELSAEQEMLAEKQNQISSQLVENSFLGQAGHFIAPVVKPLGWDWKIGVGVIASFPAREVIISTLGTIYSLGGDVGEDDEGLIGSIRSATWPDGSKVFNIPVAVSIMVFFALCAQCAATLMVMRRETNSWFWPAVSFTYMTTLAYLGALVCYQVGMLLI, via the coding sequence ATGATCAACTCCCCTGCTACCTCACAGAAAAAAATGACGGTTGCCATTATCGGTAATCCAAATACCGGTAAAAGTACTCTGTTTAACCTGCTTTCCGGCGGACATGCTCATATCGGCAACTTTCCCGGAGTGACCGTCGAAAAGAAAGTGGGGCACGTTCGTTGGGAGGGGCGTGAACTGGATCTGGTCGACCTGCCGGGCACCTACAGTCTGGCTCCCCGTTCCATCGATGAAATGGTCGCTGTCGACGTATTATTAGGACGACAGAAACAGGTCGATCAGCCCGATGCGATTATCTGTATCGCGGATGCGTCTAACCTGGAACGCAATCTGTATCTCTTCAGCCAGATTATGGATCTGACGATTCCGGTAATCCTCGTGCTCAATATGTACGACCTGGCCCGTTCGCGCGGAATTGAGATTGATGCCGCAGGTCTGTCGCAAAAGTTGAATGTTCCCGTCGTCTGCACGGAGGCGCATCATGGCGTCGGCATCGCCGACGTGAAACAGGCGATCCTCCAGATTGAACCCGGTCGCCGTCATACCGCTCAGCAACTGTTTCCCGAGAATTTTTACGCAGAGCGGAAACTGTTGCAGGAGAAGCTGAAAAACGAAGAGAATCAGACGCCGCCTGATTTTTTAATCGACCGTCTGTTGCTGGATGTCGGCGGCTACGTGGAAGCTTATTTCGAGGATCATACTCAGAACGGCCTGATCGATCAGCTGCATGAATCCCGCACCCGCTTGAAAGAGTCGGGGTGTGTTGTTCCCGCCATGGAGGCCCGCGTGCGATATGCCTGGGCACGGGAGCAGTTAAACGGCGTACTCACACATCCCCAGGATCATCAGGAGACAGCATCCGACAAAATCGACCGCTGGCTGACTCACCCGGTCCTCGGATTTATGTTCTTTTTCGTCCTGATGTTCTTTGTGTTTCAGTCAGTCTTCACCTGGGCTGGTCCCGCGATGGATTACATCGAGTCAGGTCAGGGCATTGTGGAAGAGACAGCCCAGGCACTGGTCGGTCCCGGTCCCCTGCGCAGCCTGCTGGTCGATGGCGTGATTGCCGGAGTGGGAGGGGTGCTCATTTTTCTGCCGCAGATTGTGATCCTCTATTTCTTCATCGCCGTACTGGAAGACAGTGGTTATATGGCGCGGGCAGCATATATCATGGACCGCCTGATGCGCAGCCTGGGGCTGAGTGGGAAGTCGTTTATTCCACTCATGTCGTCCTTTGCCTGCGCCGTCCCCGGGATCATGGCGACCCGGGTGATCGAGAACCGTCACGAACGTCTCACAACAATTCTGGTCGCTCCCCTGATGAGTTGCTCGGCCCGCTGGCCCGTTTACACGCTGTTCATCGCGGCCTTCATTCCGAATATTGTTTACTTTTCGATCGCAGGCAGTCCTCTTGTCTCCCTGCAGGGAATCGTGCTGTTCGCGATGTCCTCGATTGGCGCCCTGATCGCGATTCCAGTCGCCTGGTTCCTCAAGCGGATCTGCTTCAAAGGAGAGGTCGCTCCCTTCGTGATGGAACTGCCTGGTTACAAGTGGCCTTCTCCCCGGCACGTATTTTATCGTGTCTATAACCGGGCCAAGTCCTTTGTAGTCAAAGCCGGAACGTTGATTTTTGCTACATCGATTCTGATCTGGGCTGCCGGATATTTTCCGGGCGACCACACGGAGCAGTTCAAAGTGGAAACCCGACTGGAAACGATTGACGCTTCACTGGCAGAGCTGGAAACGCAGATAGCTGATGCGGAAGATCTGGAGCCGGCGGCCGTCAAAGGTCTGCAGGCACAGCAGGCCGAACTCAGTGCAGAACAGGAAATGCTGGCGGAGAAACAGAATCAGATCAGCAGCCAACTGGTAGAAAACAGTTTTCTGGGACAGGCAGGACATTTCATCGCACCGGTTGTTAAACCGCTGGGCTGGGACTGGAAAATCGGAGTGGGCGTGATCGCTTCCTTCCCCGCGCGTGAAGTGATTATTTCAACGCTGGGGACGATCTACAGTCTGGGTGGGGATGTGGGCGAAGATGACGAAGGGCTGATCGGTTCCATTCGTTCCGCGACCTGGCCGGATGGCAGTAAGGTCTTTAATATTCCCGTCGCGGTCTCCATCATGGTCTTCTTTGCCCTGTGTGCACAGTGCGCAGCGACTTTAATGGTGATGCGTCGCGAAACCAACAGCTGGTTCTGGCCGGCCGTCTCCTTTACATATATGACCACACTGGCCTACCTGGGAGCACTGGTCTGCTATCAGGTGGGGATGTTACTGATCTGA
- a CDS encoding FeoA family protein translates to MTLNEIVKGQIARITNITGEDAISIRLMEMGLIDGEQIQLLGKAPLGDPLEFAIRGYRLSLRLNEARCVEIELV, encoded by the coding sequence ATGACGCTAAACGAGATCGTAAAAGGCCAGATCGCACGCATTACCAACATTACCGGTGAGGATGCGATTTCCATCCGGCTGATGGAGATGGGGTTGATCGACGGTGAGCAGATTCAGTTGCTGGGAAAAGCGCCGCTGGGTGACCCGCTGGAATTTGCGATTCGTGGCTATCGACTTTCTTTACGTCTGAACGAAGCCCGGTGTGTCGAGATTGAACTCGTTTAA
- a CDS encoding DUF1559 domain-containing protein — translation MEKVLLTKKRGFTLIELLVVIAIIAILIALLLPAVQQAREAARRSQCKNNLKQIGLALHNYHDNFQCFPPGDIRRTYGAGVTSWTTSQLGWIPRILPFLDQAPLYNQINWEMEHGVSAAPNSNIRREKLPVLRCPSDSSRQPDGNYGPTNYMACRSLALTSDTAVSNITGTNRDVNSMFRMNNSVRIRDVEDGTTNTMMVSETFASAPMCSELPTNNSCAATCATVYGSNTTGAQQGYSWFYASLYQSHYYCTVYTPNSKIPDCGAGSSSTNALLSARSKHVGGVHVLLADGSIRFASDNVDINIWRNLGNYNDGNVLGEW, via the coding sequence ATGGAAAAAGTGTTGCTCACAAAGAAGCGTGGATTCACGCTGATCGAACTGCTGGTGGTCATTGCAATCATCGCGATTCTGATTGCACTTCTGTTGCCGGCCGTTCAGCAGGCACGCGAAGCAGCGCGTCGCTCGCAGTGTAAAAACAATCTGAAACAGATTGGCCTGGCACTGCACAACTATCACGATAACTTCCAGTGTTTTCCCCCTGGTGATATCCGTAGAACCTATGGAGCCGGCGTCACATCCTGGACGACCAGTCAGCTGGGTTGGATTCCCCGCATCCTGCCGTTCCTGGATCAGGCCCCGCTCTATAACCAGATCAACTGGGAAATGGAACATGGTGTCAGCGCGGCCCCGAACAGCAATATCCGTAGAGAGAAGCTGCCGGTCCTCCGCTGCCCCAGTGACTCATCACGTCAACCGGACGGAAACTATGGCCCGACAAACTACATGGCCTGTCGCAGCCTGGCTCTGACTTCTGACACTGCCGTGAGTAACATCACGGGAACCAACCGGGACGTCAATTCGATGTTCCGCATGAATAACAGTGTCCGCATCCGCGACGTTGAAGACGGAACCACCAACACCATGATGGTCTCCGAAACCTTCGCCAGCGCTCCGATGTGCAGCGAGTTGCCGACCAACAACAGTTGTGCTGCGACCTGTGCCACCGTTTATGGCAGTAATACCACCGGCGCTCAGCAGGGCTACTCCTGGTTCTACGCCTCGCTGTATCAGTCGCACTATTATTGTACGGTGTATACACCGAACTCCAAGATTCCTGACTGTGGTGCCGGTTCGAGCTCTACCAACGCGCTCCTCTCTGCTCGCAGTAAACATGTTGGTGGTGTGCACGTGCTGCTGGCTGACGGATCAATCCGCTTCGCTTCAGACAACGTCGATATCAACATCTGGCGTAACCTGGGGAATTACAATGATGGTAATGTCCTGGGTGAATGGTAA
- a CDS encoding DUF1559 family PulG-like putative transporter, translating to MKRTLLNKKRGFTLIELLVVIAIIAILIALLLPAVQQAREAARRSQCKNNLKQIGLALHNYHDNFRMFPPGDVRRTYGGVSSWTTSMIGWIPRILPFLDQAPLYNQINWEMETGVSATPNSELRKEKLTVVRCPSDSSRQPSGSYGPTNYMACRGRTMNTTSNKGTSMFWNNSNTRIRDIEDGTSNTMMVSETFASAKLCSEQPTGTNGDCPATCTEYTGGTQQGFSWFYGVNYEGTYFGTRYTPNHPQPDCGGGSSSQAAHLAARSKHTGGVHVLMGDGAVRFASSNIDGQTWINLGDPQDGNVIGEW from the coding sequence ATGAAAAGAACGTTGCTCAACAAGAAGCGTGGTTTCACGCTGATCGAACTGCTGGTGGTGATTGCTATCATCGCTATCTTAATCGCGCTACTTTTGCCGGCAGTTCAACAGGCTCGTGAAGCCGCCCGTCGCTCGCAGTGTAAGAACAATCTCAAACAGATTGGGCTGGCACTCCATAACTACCATGACAATTTCCGCATGTTTCCCCCGGGTGACGTTCGGCGAACCTATGGAGGTGTCAGTTCCTGGACGACCAGCATGATTGGCTGGATTCCCCGCATTCTGCCCTTCCTGGACCAGGCTCCACTCTACAACCAGATCAACTGGGAAATGGAAACTGGTGTCAGCGCGACTCCCAACAGTGAGCTGCGCAAAGAAAAACTGACTGTGGTTCGGTGTCCCAGTGACTCCTCACGGCAACCCTCAGGCAGCTACGGTCCCACCAACTACATGGCCTGTCGCGGCAGAACCATGAACACGACCAGCAACAAGGGGACTTCGATGTTCTGGAACAACAGTAACACCAGAATTCGTGACATCGAAGATGGAACCTCAAACACCATGATGGTCTCGGAAACATTTGCCAGCGCCAAACTCTGCTCGGAACAGCCGACCGGCACCAATGGTGATTGCCCGGCTACCTGCACCGAATACACGGGAGGCACACAGCAGGGCTTCTCCTGGTTTTATGGTGTGAACTATGAAGGCACCTACTTCGGAACCCGTTATACGCCGAACCACCCCCAGCCCGACTGTGGTGGCGGTTCCAGTTCACAGGCAGCCCACCTGGCAGCCCGCAGTAAACATACTGGCGGTGTGCATGTTCTGATGGGTGATGGCGCGGTCCGGTTTGCTTCAAGCAATATTGACGGTCAGACTTGGATCAACCTGGGCGACCCCCAGGATGGTAACGTGATCGGTGAATGGTAA
- a CDS encoding DUF1559 family PulG-like putative transporter has protein sequence MKSVLLKRKRGFTLIELLVVIAIIAILIALLLPAVQQAREAARRSQCKNNLKQIGLALHNYHDNFRTFPPGDVRRTYGGASSWTTSCLGWIPRILPFLDQAPLYNQINFEMEHGVSAAPNNSLRREKLTVVRCPSDSSRQPSGSYGPTNYMACRGQSRTAGNNSSNSIFSMNSLVRIRDIEDGTSNTMMVSETFASAPMCSELPASNGTCNAVCSTVYNNNTTGAQQGYSWMWAQQYHSHYYSTTYTPNPKTPDCGAGSGSTTATVSARSKHTGGVHVLLADGSVRFASSNIDLDTWRQIGNHQDGNVIGEW, from the coding sequence ATGAAAAGTGTGTTGCTCAAAAGAAAACGAGGTTTCACTCTCATCGAACTGCTGGTTGTGATTGCTATCATTGCCATCTTAATTGCTTTATTGTTACCGGCAGTTCAACAGGCCCGTGAAGCCGCCCGTCGCTCGCAGTGCAAAAACAATCTGAAACAGATTGGCCTGGCGCTGCACAATTATCACGACAACTTCCGGACGTTCCCGCCGGGTGATGTCCGCCGAACTTACGGAGGCGCCAGCTCCTGGACCACCAGTTGTCTGGGCTGGATTCCCCGCATCCTGCCCTTCCTGGACCAGGCCCCACTCTACAACCAGATCAACTTTGAAATGGAACACGGAGTGAGTGCAGCTCCTAACAACAGCCTCCGCCGGGAAAAACTGACAGTTGTCCGCTGTCCCAGCGATTCTTCCCGTCAGCCGTCGGGCAGTTATGGCCCCACTAACTACATGGCTTGTCGTGGACAATCCCGGACTGCTGGGAATAACTCTTCCAATTCCATTTTCAGTATGAACAGCCTGGTAAGAATTCGTGACATCGAAGATGGAACCTCTAACACCATGATGGTCTCGGAAACGTTTGCCAGCGCCCCGATGTGTAGTGAATTACCTGCCAGCAATGGTACCTGTAATGCCGTCTGCAGCACTGTCTATAACAATAACACCACAGGTGCTCAACAGGGTTACTCGTGGATGTGGGCTCAGCAGTATCACTCGCACTACTATAGTACGACTTATACGCCGAACCCCAAAACACCCGACTGTGGTGCGGGCAGCGGTTCGACAACCGCGACGGTCTCGGCACGAAGTAAGCACACCGGCGGCGTGCATGTGTTGCTCGCTGATGGCTCGGTTCGCTTCGCCTCTTCCAATATCGACCTGGATACCTGGCGCCAAATCGGTAACCACCAGGACGGTAATGTCATCGGTGAATGGTAA
- a CDS encoding DUF1559 family PulG-like putative transporter, whose amino-acid sequence MKKMLLNKKRGFTLIELLVVIAIIAILIALLLPAVQQAREAARRSTCKNNLKQIGLALHNYHDNFKMFPPGAIRDTYSGLNSWQTSQITWIGRILPFLDQAPLYNQINFERAPGNGGTNAPLRRTKLPAVRCPSDSSRQPNSGYAPTNYLACRGTEGGAGNDRFDSMFSLNSRMRIRDVDDGTSNTMMVSETFANAPFCSDQPSNSTVNGWRVGTCPASCQTGSEYTGGNQQGYSWFYGTHYESHYYGTVYNPNNKNMPDCGGGSSTTAALLAARSKHTGGVHVLLADGAVRFASDNIDNQTWRFLGHPQDSNVLGEW is encoded by the coding sequence ATGAAAAAAATGTTGCTCAACAAGAAACGAGGTTTCACCCTCATCGAACTGCTGGTTGTGATCGCCATTATCGCGATCCTGATTGCTCTACTGTTACCAGCGGTCCAACAGGCACGCGAAGCTGCCCGTCGTTCCACGTGCAAAAACAATCTGAAACAGATTGGCCTGGCTCTGCACAATTACCACGATAACTTCAAGATGTTTCCTCCAGGGGCGATCCGTGATACCTACAGTGGTCTCAACTCCTGGCAGACCAGCCAGATCACCTGGATCGGTCGTATTCTGCCTTTCCTCGACCAGGCACCGCTTTACAACCAGATCAACTTTGAGCGAGCACCAGGTAATGGCGGAACCAATGCTCCTCTCCGCAGAACGAAACTGCCAGCAGTTCGTTGCCCCAGTGATTCGTCCCGGCAACCCAACAGTGGCTACGCGCCAACTAACTATCTGGCCTGCCGTGGTACAGAAGGCGGTGCAGGAAACGATCGTTTCGACTCCATGTTCAGCCTCAACAGCCGCATGAGAATTCGCGACGTCGATGATGGGACTTCGAATACGATGATGGTCTCGGAAACCTTTGCGAATGCACCGTTTTGTAGCGATCAACCTTCCAATTCGACGGTCAATGGCTGGCGTGTGGGAACCTGTCCTGCCAGTTGCCAGACCGGGTCGGAGTACACAGGTGGAAATCAGCAGGGATACTCCTGGTTCTACGGTACTCATTATGAGTCCCATTACTACGGGACTGTCTACAACCCCAATAACAAGAACATGCCTGACTGCGGTGGTGGCTCCAGCACAACCGCAGCTCTGCTGGCCGCACGAAGTAAGCACACAGGTGGTGTGCATGTTCTACTTGCTGATGGGGCAGTCAGATTTGCCTCAGACAACATCGACAACCAGACGTGGAGATTCCTCGGTCATCCGCAGGACAGTAACGTACTCGGAGAATGGTAA
- the deoC gene encoding deoxyribose-phosphate aldolase, with protein MDEQYQKIAKMIDHSLLSPILTIPELEAGCQLALAYDVASVCIMPCYLKRCAEILEHSAVEPSTTVGFPHGCHTMLVKLREAEQALEDGCTELDVVVNLSRVLSEDWKYVETEIALLTRTAHQSGQKIKVIFENCYLADKHKIELCRICSAANVDWVKTSTGYGTGGATIEDLKLMREHTPRQVQVKAAGGIRTLDKLLEVRDLGVSRVGASATRDILDTCRERLKLPAITF; from the coding sequence ATGGACGAACAGTACCAGAAGATTGCCAAAATGATCGACCACTCACTGTTGAGTCCGATTCTAACCATTCCCGAGCTGGAGGCCGGTTGTCAACTGGCACTGGCCTATGATGTCGCCAGCGTATGTATCATGCCCTGTTATCTCAAACGCTGTGCTGAAATTCTGGAGCATTCGGCTGTAGAACCAAGTACGACGGTTGGATTTCCACATGGATGTCATACGATGCTGGTCAAGCTGCGTGAAGCAGAACAGGCTTTGGAAGACGGATGCACTGAGCTGGACGTGGTTGTGAATTTGTCGCGTGTGCTTAGCGAAGACTGGAAGTATGTGGAGACGGAGATCGCTCTGTTGACTCGCACCGCGCACCAGTCAGGTCAGAAAATCAAAGTGATCTTTGAAAACTGCTACCTTGCGGACAAACACAAAATCGAACTGTGCCGAATCTGCAGCGCTGCCAATGTGGACTGGGTCAAGACTTCAACCGGATATGGTACCGGCGGCGCGACGATAGAAGATTTAAAACTGATGCGGGAGCATACGCCGCGTCAGGTCCAAGTGAAGGCCGCCGGCGGAATCCGCACGCTGGATAAACTGCTCGAAGTTCGCGACCTGGGAGTCAGTCGCGTCGGAGCCAGCGCCACCCGCGACATTCTGGATACCTGCCGCGAGCGGTTGAAACTCCCTGCGATCACGTTTTGA